Proteins encoded together in one Panthera uncia isolate 11264 chromosome A2, Puncia_PCG_1.0, whole genome shotgun sequence window:
- the GLYCTK gene encoding glycerate kinase — MAAVLQVLPCLARAPLRPLLLGGAVVRLASGMALAEQARQLFESAVGAVLPGPMLHRALSLDPGGGQLKVRDRSFQLRQNLYLVGFGKAVLGMAAAAEELLGQHLVQGVISVPKGIRAAMEHAGKQEMLLKPHSCVQVFEGAEDNLPDRDALRAALAIRQLAESLTADDLLLVLISGGGSALLPAPIPPVTLEEKQTLTKLLAARGANIQELNTIRKALSQLKGGGLAQAAYPAQVVSLILSDVVGDPVEVIASGPTVASVHNVQDCLHILNRYGLRAALPRSVKTVLARADSDPHGPHTCGHVLNVIIGSNALALAEAQRQAEALGYQAVVLSAAMQGDVESIARFYGLLAQVAGTRLTLAGAGASAEEGEQLRELAAELQLPDLQLKEALEAVVRARGPVCLLAGGEPTVQLQGSGKGGRNQELALRVGVELGRQPLGPVDVLFLSGGTDGQDGPTEAAGAWVMPELASQAAAEGLDVATFLSHNDSHTFFRCFRGGVHLLHTGLTGTNVMDTHLLFLRPR; from the exons ATGGCTGCAGTTCTGCAGGTCCTGCCCTGCTTGGCCCGAGCCCCCTTGCGCCCACTCCTCTTGGGTGGCGCAGTGGTCCGGCTGGCCAGTGGCATGGCCCTCGCGGAGCAGGCACGGCAGCTGTTTGAGAGCGCTGTGGGTGCCGTGCTTCCAGGCCCCATGCTGCACCGGGCACTGTCCTTGGATCCTGGTGGTGGGCAGCTGAAGGTACGGGACCGGAGCTTTCAGCTGCGGCAAAACCTCTACCTGGTGGGCTTTGGCAAGGCTGTGCTGGGCATGGCAGCTGCAGCTGAGGAGCTACTGGGCCAGCATCTCGTGCAGGGTGTGATCAGCGTTCCCAAGGGGATCCGTGCTGCCATGGAGCATGCTGGCAAACA GGAGATGCTGCTGAAGCCACACAGCTGTGTCCAGGTATTTGAGGGCGCAGAGGACAACCTCCCAGACCGTGATGCACTCCGGGCCGCACTGGCCATCCGGCAGCTGGCTGAAAGCCTCACAGCTGACGATCTACTGCTTGTGCTCATCTCAG GTGGGGGCTCAGCCTTGCTGCCAGCCCCTATCCCACCCGTCACACTGGAGGAAAAGCAGACACTCACCAAACTGCTGGCGGCCCGTGGAGCCAACATCCAGGAGCTGAACACAATCCGGAAGGCCTTGTCCCAGCTCAAGGGTGGGGGGCTGGCTCAGGCTGCCTACCCTGCCCAG GTGGTGAGCCTGATTCTGTCAGACGTGGTGGGGGACCCTGTGGAGGTGATCGCCAGCGGCCCCACTGTGGCTAGCGTCCACAACGTGCAAGATTGCCTGCACATCCTCAATCGCTACGGCCTTCGTGCTGCCCTGCCACGTTCCGTGAAGACTGTGCTGGCTCGGGCTGACTCTGACCCTCATGGGCCACACACCTGTGGTCACGTACTCAACGTGATCATTGGCTCCAACGCGCTGGCGCTGGCCGAGGCCCAGCGGCAGGCTGAGGCGCTGGGGTACCAGGCTGTGGTGCTGAGTGCAGCCATGCAGGGCGATGTGGAAAGTATAGCCCGGTTCTACGGGTTGCTCGCCCAGGTGGCTGGAACCCGCCTCACtctggctggggctggagccTCTGCAGAGGAGGGTGAACAACTCCGTGAGCTGGCAGCTGAGCTCCAGCTCCCAGACCTGCAGCTGAAGGAGGCTCTGGAGGCTGTGGTGAGGGCCAGGGGCCCCGTCTGCCTGCTGGCTGGTGGTGAGCCCACAGTGCAATTGCAGGGCTCAGGAAAGGGTGGCCGGAACCAGGAACTGGCCCTGCGTGTTGGAGTAGAGCTGGGACGACAGCCACTGGGGCCTGTAGATGTGCTGTTTTTAAGTGGCGGCACCGATGGGCAGGATGGGCCCACAGAGGCTGCTGGGGCCTGGGTCATGCCTGAGCTGGCCAGCCAGGCTGCCGCTGAGGGCCTGGACGTGGCCACCTTCCTATCTCACAATGACTCACATACCTTCTTCCGTTGCTTTCGTGGTGGGGTGCACCTGCTGCACACAGGGCTGACTGGCACCAATGTCATGGACACCCACCTTCTGTTCCTGCGGCCACGGTGA